From the Huiozyma naganishii CBS 8797 chromosome 2, complete genome genome, one window contains:
- the CNB1 gene encoding calcineurin regulatory subunit B (similar to Saccharomyces cerevisiae CNB1 (YKL190W); ancestral locus Anc_4.292), producing the protein MGGATSRIVDDLLDDTNFDRDEIERLRKRFMKLDRDSSGSIDKNEFMSIPGVSSNPLAARIMEVFDTDNSGDVDFQEFITGLSIFSGRSGKDEKLNFAFKIYDIDKDGYISNGELYIVLKIMVGNNLEDEQLQQIVDRTIVENDKDGDGKLSFEEFKSAIETTEVAKSLTLQYDI; encoded by the coding sequence ATGGGTGGTGCGACGTCGCGGATAGTGGATGACCTGCTGGATGACACGAATTTCGACAGGGATGAGATCGAGCGGCTGCGGAAGCGGTTCATGAAGCTGGACAGGGACTCGTCCGGGTCCATCGACAAGAACGAGTTCATGAGCATCCCTGGTGTCTCATCGAACCCGCTCGCTGCAAGGATCATGGAGGTGTTCGACACGGATAACTCGGGGGACGTAGATTTTCAAGAGTTTATTACAGGGTTGTCCATCTTTAGTGGGCGCAGCGGGAAGgacgagaaactgaactTTGCGTTCAAGATTTACGATATCGACAAGGACGGGTACATCTCCAACGGGGAACTGTACATCGTGCTCAAGATCATGGTCGGGAACAACCTCGAGGAcgaacagttgcaacagatcGTCGACAGGACAATTGTCGAGAACGACAAGGACGGGGACGGGAAACTCAGCTTCGAAGAGTTCAAGAGCGCAATCGAGACTACAGAGGTTGCCAAGAGCCTCACTCTACAGTACGATATATAG
- the LSM3 gene encoding U4/U6-U5 snRNP complex subunit LSM3 (similar to Saccharomyces cerevisiae LSM3 (YLR438C-A); ancestral locus Anc_4.319) — translation MSETPLNLLKLNLDERVYVKLRGARSMAGTLQAFDSHCNIVLSDAVETRYELVDGELRSTERPSEMVFVRGDSVTLVTTPEDE, via the coding sequence ATGAGCGAGACGCCGCTGAACCTGCTGAAGTTGAACCTGGACGAGCGGGTGTACGTGAAGTTGCGTGGGGCGCGGAGCATGGCGGGGACGCTGCAGGCGTTCGACTCGCATTGCAACATCGTGCTGAGCGACGCCGTCGAGACGCGGTACGAGCTCGTCGACGGCGAGTTGCGCAGCACTGAGAGACCCTCTGAGATGGTGTTTGTCCGTGGGGACTCTGTCACGTTGGTGACCACGCCCGAGGACGAATAG
- the CAR2 gene encoding ornithine-oxo-acid transaminase (similar to Saccharomyces cerevisiae CAR2 (YLR438W); ancestral locus Anc_4.317), protein MLSSEQTIEWEQKYSAHNYHPLPVVFHKASGAHVWDPEGREYLDFLSAYSAVNQGHCHPKIVGALVEQAQLLTLSSRAFHSDAFAEFAKYVTEYFQYDMVLPMNTGAEAVETALKLARRWGYEVKGIPENEAMVLGAQGNFHGRTFGAISLSTDAEDSRKNFGPFLANTSAVSPHSNAPIRYGVIEDLQLAFEHQGGKLAAVILEPIQGEAGIVVPPEGYLSQVQQLCRKHNVLFICDEIQTGIGRTGKLLCSEHSPGVKPDIVLLGKALSGGVVPCSAVLASREIMLCFAPGSHGSTFGGNPLASKVAVAALQVIKDEKLVERAAELGELLLGELRRLQELSGGVIAEVRGVGLLTAIVIDQTRTKGKTAWDLCLAMREHGVLAKPTHDNIIRLAPPLVISKEDLLRGCKAIEAALNTL, encoded by the coding sequence ATGCTATCTTCCGAACAGACTATCGAGTGGGAACAGAAATATTCTGCACACAACTACCACCCGCTGCCAGTGGTTTTCCACAAGGCCAGTGGCGCACACGTTTGGGACCCAGAGGGCAGAGAGTATCTCGATTTCCTGTCTGCTTACTCCGCAGTAAACCAGGGTCACTGCCACCCGAAGATCGTCGGGGCGCTAGTCGAGCAGGCGCAACTGTTAACGCTGTCGTCCCGTGCATTCCACAGTGATGCGTTTGCAGAGTTCGCCAAATACGTCACAGAGTACTTCCAGTACGATATGGTTCTGCCCATGAACACCGGTGCTGAGGCAGTGGAGACGGCTTTGAAATTGGCCCGTAGGTGGGGGTACGAAGTGAAGGGGATCCCCGAGAACGAGGCTATGGTGTTGGGTGCCCAGGGGAACTTCCATGGGAGAACTTTCGGTGCAATCTCTCTGTCCACCGACGCAGAGGATTCGCGCAAGAATTTCGGGCCGTTCTTGGCAAACACCTCGGCGGTGTCCCCCCATTCAAACGCCCCGATCAGGTACGGTGTCATCGAGGACTTGCAATTGGCGTTCGAACATCAAGGTGGGAAGCTCGCCGCAGTGATCTTGGAACCGATCCAGGGGGAGGCAGGGATCGTCGTGCCACCGGAGGGTTACTTGTCCCAGGTGCAACAGCTGTGTCGCAAACACAACGTTTTGTTCATCTGTGACGAGATTCAAACGGGGATTGGCCGCACGGGGAAACTGCTTTGTTCGGAACACTCCCCTGGCGTGAAACCAGACATCGTTCTATTGGGGAAAGCCTTGTCAGGCGGTGTCGTCCCCTGCAGTGCAGTATTGGCATCCCGGGAAATCATGCTCTGTTTTGCTCCAGGGTCTCACGGGTCCACTTTTGGTGGGAACCCATTGGCGTCAAAAGTCGCCGTCGCTGCGTTGCAAGTGATCAAGGACGAGAAACTAGTGGAACGTGCCGCGGAACTCGGGGAGTTGCTCCTGGGGGAGCTCCGCAGACTGCAAGAACTCTCAGGAGGCGTTATCGCAGAGGTCCGTGGTGTTGGGCTTCTCACTGCCATTGTCATTGATCAAACACGTACAAAGGGGAAAACCGCTTGGGACTTGTGTCTTGCGATGCGCGAACACGGTGTCCTAGCCAAACCAACCCACGACAACATCATCAGACTCGCTCCACCGCTCGTCATTTCCAAGGAGGACCTCCTTCGCGGTTGTAAAGCCATCGAGGCGGCCCTCAACACTCTCTAG
- the DIF1 gene encoding Dif1p (similar to Saccharomyces cerevisiae YLR437C and SML1 (YML058W); ancestral locus Anc_4.316), which yields MAETYSRDLLSTVGMRVRQQVDMGHAWVPLGGHAESLDQATSARCVAGVVVPQFNAAVVQRQEQLQQTVQHGRLQPPMLAATGPCESNLSTSWGGDAEAEEAGGDDHDHTRKRQCP from the coding sequence ATGGCAGAGACTTACAGTAGAGACCTGCTCAGCACGGTCGGGATGCGTGTGAGGCAACAAGTGGACATGGGCCACGCGTGGGTGCCCCTGGGGGGCCATGCGGAGTCGCTGGACCAGGCCACAAGTGCAAGATGCGTCgctggtgttgttgttccgCAGTTCAACGCCGCCGTGGTGCAGAGGCAGGAACAGTTGCAGCAGACAGTGCAGCATGGGCGGCTGCAGCCGCCCATGCTCGCTGCAACGGGGCCCTGCGAGTCGAATTTGTCCACCTCGTGGGGGGGAGACGCCGAGGCGGAGGAAGCCGGTGGTGACGATCATGACCACACAAGGAAGAGACAGTGTCCATGA
- the ECM30 gene encoding Ecm30p (similar to Saccharomyces cerevisiae ECM30 (YLR436C); ancestral locus Anc_4.315) — protein sequence MGNSDSKLSGPCREQLGRLAAPQPEPAFVQNEGHESTTINPFYLGVVAAAERERLDPRVLKYCAVRNPTNFSNFVLVNAAIVVEATRGKEFSSVVRSLRLLRNTLPTYFQQLAGSPSGDILWLAEVPGGGEEGYAPQLINSLLELAMCPEFTLSAQQLWECGINTLNSQPPTPLNNPRIDSHRLEIVNLLLVLVSQDIYTQGPSQNRYWQYLTQGARIPDEFHISIVNVACAGGRSRDPDAGSVTEHDTHGDGYSRQQYAQLRQELSNSCLQLVNVFLLPGGGPPHFYTQFLHTEHDLKYFVSAFIKVFKWAVNKAIENETNLLQLSSAKDQSYRNKPSQTDNSHHQPQQQKGSTENGNSLSLPEVHPQLPQFLLLITNLLPLNKPFENYFEDKFANKFMVFALYYIKYYDHIPQYSAQLVPLCYTLMLTLSRQNLVRYKLLANFNGNYYTNNLPNFFKLPNFNNSMNTLNFRDFLIIQWSQLATQLIKRNLIPNKFITEIIYNILLTNLEINKDKDFLPPLSSTNKISDTLSYSATISLLNLLSKMSSKSYVSTFGNNPIYVNGAQYFPSIQSLSSPAWKLDQLALLLRSLACYMVLYYKQAGNLIFLLSRHQNLLAQVRDSLNYITRLGNGNVKINEFIFNRPNEHPSLTIQEVIPHQDHQEYSNSDDLDGNYLVFDSSKLAESQDVDEQAESLSSNRGSIDARSNSELSTTQQQQLQQQQQNAGANTSTTGQDSNKTFEVYEHSDYGYDLFLDNEYLYTRLRTKWPTGLTETSKLKAPKGVSFINQWTGAPSLRLLIRITKLFSAEFPQISATTKNADYAELMNQFMQYEDTFHKRIAPYLTAFLQQQYQVKPIEFPLEPGVYHRWLHRLCWSNIFNMHSWPYTNKVGDSVAPDTAALSNPNALSESKTASPLLPSLERWASNGSNLTRTQSNGSSILNYFTQDNNNNTESYNTSVTQTGPNSNNGNNNNNTNDAKNHSRDGDSSYSFLRFPWGGFNRHHGTESPIKEGEESEYGTAAIENVPQNSQGNFTIDMNLVKENLWAGTDVKLFPLRRDEREEFSFMDMTSSLFRKLRLSSGSSLESTPPQSQSPQQQNGRQYNQPLSIPLSAARRFY from the coding sequence ATGGGCAATTCAGACTCGAAACTGAGTGGGCCCTGCAGGGAACAACTTGGGAGACTCGCCGCACCACAACCAGAACCAGCGTTCGTCCAAAATGAGGGACACGAATCCACAACCATCAACCCGTTCTACTTGGGGGTAGTCGCCGCCgcagagagggagagacTAGATCCAAGGGTGCTGAAGTACTGTGCTGTGAGGAACCCGACTAATTTCTCCAATTTCGTGCTCGTGAACGCAGCGATCGTCGTCGAGGCCACTAGGGGGAAGGAATTTTCCTCTGTGGTTAGGTCACTACGATTACTTCGCAATACCCTCCCGACGTACTTCCAACAACTGGCGGGTTCCCCCAGTGGAGATATCCTGTGGCTTGCTGAAGTGCCAGGCGGTGGCGAGGAGGGGTACGCCCCGCAACTCATCAATTCTCTCCTGGAACTAGCAATGTGCCCTGAGTTCACCTTGTCAGCACAGCAACTGTGGGAATGTGGGATCAATACACTCAATTCTCaaccaccaacaccactCAATAACCCGCGCATTGACTCCCACAGACTAGAAATCGTTAATCTCTTGCTCGTGCTGGTGTCCCAGGATATATACACCCAGGGACCATCACAGAACAGGTACTGGCAGTACCTCACACAGGGGGCAAGGATCCCTGACGAGTTCCACATCTCCATTGTCAACGTCGCGTGTGCCGGTGGCAGAAGTAGGGACCCTGATGCAGGGTCTGTCACGGAGCACGACACGCACGGAGACGGGTACTCGAGACAGCAGTACGCTCAACTCCGCCAAGAACTCAGTAACTCGTGTTTACAACTCGTGAACGTGTTTCTACTCCCGGGGGGGGGACCACCACATTTCTACACGCAGTTTCTCCACACGGAACACGACCTGAAGTACTTTGTCTCAGCGTTcatcaaagtgttcaagtGGGCAGTCAACAAAGCTATAGAAAACGAGACGAACTTGTTGCAATTGTCCAGTGCGAAGGACCAAAGTTATCGCAATAAACCTTCACAGACGGACAACTCGCACCAccaaccacaacaacagaagGGCAGCACGGAGAACGGTAACTCTTTGTCCCTCCCAGAGGTACACCCTCAACTGCCGCAGTTTCTACTACTTATTACAAACCTTCTGCCCTTGAACAAGCCCTTTGAAAACTACTTCGAGGATAAATTCGCAAACAAGTTCATGGTCTTCGCACTCTACTACATTAAATACTACGACCATATCCCACAGTACTCAGCTCAGCTTGTCCCCCTATGCTACACACTTATGCTCACGCTGTCAAGACAAAATTTGGTCAGGTATAAGTTACTCGCAAACTTCAACGGGAACTACTACACGAACAACCTaccaaacttcttcaaactaccaaacttcaacaacagcatgAACACTTTAAACTTCAGAGACTTCCTCATAATACAATGGTCTCAACTGGCCACCCAGCTGATCAAAAGGAACCTTATCCCAAACAAGTTCATCACAGAGATCATCTACAACATCCTCCTCACAAACCTCGAGATCAACAAGGACAAAGATTTTTTGCCACCACTGTCCTCGACAAACAAAATCTCGGACACACTCTCGTACTCGGCAACCATCTCTTTGCTCAATTTACTCTCCAAGATGTCCTCCAAGTCCTACGTCTCCACTTTCGGTAACAACCCAATTTACGTCAACGGAGCACAGTACTTCCCCTCGATACAATCTCTTTCGTCACCAGCTTGGAAACTGGATCAACTGGCACTTTTACTCCGCTCGCTCGCATGCTACATGGTGCTCTACTACAAACAGGCGGGGAACCTCATCTTCCTTCTTTCAAGACACCAAAACCTTCTCGCACAAGTCAGAGACTCCCTCAACTACATCACAAGGCTCGGTAACGGCAACGTGAAAATAAACGAGTTCATATTCAACAGACCAAACGAACACCCATCTTTGACCATCCAGGAGGTCATACCGCACCAGGACCACCAGGAGTACTCCAACAGTGATGATCTCGACGGGAACTACCTCGTCTTCGACAGCTCCAAGCTTGCCGAATCACAGGATGTGGACGAACAGGCAGAGTCCCTTTCATCCAACAGAGGGTCCATAGACGCACGCAGCAACTCAGAGTTGTCAActacacaacaacagcaattgcagcagcagcagcagaatGCAGGGGCCAACACGTCGACAACGGGGCAGGACTCCAACAAGACGTTCGAGGTCTACGAGCACTCGGATTACGGGTACGATCTGTTCCTCGATAATGAGTATCTGTACACGAGACTGAGAACGAAGTGGCCCACTGGCTTGACGGAAACGTCGAAACTGAAGGCGCCCAAGGGAGTCAGCTTCATAAACCAGTGGACGGGGGCGCCCTCGTTACGGCTACTCATACGAATCACAAAATTGTTCTCGGCAGAGTTCCCACAAATATCTGCAACGACAAAGAATGCGGACTACGCGGAGTTGATGAATCAGTTCATGCAGTATGAGGATACTTTCCATAAGAGAATCGCTCCCTATCTGACCGCTTTCCTACAGCAACAATACCAAGTGAAACCTATAGAATTCCCACTCGAACCAGGCGTGTACCACCGGTGGCTCCACAGACTGTGCTGGTCgaacatcttcaacatgCATTCGTGGCCCTACACTAACAAAGTTGGGGACTCCGTCGCGCCAGACACAGCTGCACTCAGTAATCCAAATGCACTGAGCGAGAGTAAGACGGCATCCCCGCTCTTGCCCTCTCTCGAGAGGTGGGCCTCCAATGGATCCAACTTGACCAGAACGCAGAGCAACGGATCGTCGATCCTCAATTACTTCACTCaggacaacaacaataacacGGAGTCGTACAACACTTCTGTCACTCAGACGGGTCCCAACAGCAATaacggcaacaacaacaataacacTAATGACGCTAAGAATCACTCTAGGGATGGAGACTCATCGTACTCGTTTCTACGGTTCCCCTGGGGTGGATTTAACAGACATCACGGTACGGAGAGTCCTATCAAAGAGGGTGAGGAGTCGGAGTACGGCACCGCTGCTATTGAGAACGTGCCGCAGAACTCGCAGGGGAACTTCACCATCGATATGAACCTCGTAAAGGAGAACCTTTGGGCAGGCACAGACGTCAAGTTGTTCCCTTTGAGGAGGGACGAAAGAGAGGAATTTTCATTCATGGACATGACGTCTTCGTTGTTCCGCAAACTGCGCCTGTCGAGCGGGAGCTCCTTGGAATCGACGCCGCCGCAATCGCAGAGCCCTCAGCAACAGAATGGCAGACAGTACAATCAACCATTGAGTATCCCCCTGTCCGCGGCAAGACGGTTCTACTGA
- the TSR2 gene encoding Tsr2p (similar to Saccharomyces cerevisiae TSR2 (YLR435W); ancestral locus Anc_4.314): MSSTDQYAVIECDQGQNSLLFGDEKQQARFELGLSMLVHGWDSLDIAVVNQWGGPESADKRDWITSVVVDLFKENKTLDSAVLEETLLYAMFDEFDTHVDDGSAQMIALGMLKLYDECRQLNFNTVEKLYGKWMEKQRRGVDTTRYVQINEVSGTDDEGDEDEDDEDEDMGMDGEMEANAGIPELTTAPEPVVDDDGFELVQKKGKRRH; encoded by the coding sequence ATGTCTAGTACAGATCAGTATGCGGTGATTGAATGCGACCAGGGACAGAACAGTCTTTTGTTCGGTGACGAGAAGCAGCAGGCGCGGTTTGAACTCGGGTTGTCCATGCTGGTTCACGGCTGGGACTCGCTGGACATCGCTGTGGTGAACCAGTGGGGTGGCCCAGAGTCTGCGGACAAGAGGGACTGGATCACttctgtggtggtggaCCTGTTCAAGGAGAACAAGACGCTGGACTCGGCGGTGCTCGAGGAAACGTTGCTGTACGCCATGTtcgacgagttcgacaCGCATGTGGACGACGGGTCCGCGCAGATGATCGCCCTGGGGATGTTGAAGCTGTATGACGAGTGCAGACAACTGAACTTCAACACCGTGGAGAAATTGTACGGGAAATGGATGGAGAAGCAACGGAGAGGTGTAGACACGACGAGATACGTTCAGATTAACGAGGTCAGCGGCACTGACGACGAGGGggatgaggacgaggacgatgaggacgaggacaTGGGTATGGATGGAGAAATGGAGGCAAATGCGGGCATTCCTGAACTTACCACCGCGCCGGAACCCGTTGTCGACGATGATGGGTTCGAGttggttcaaaagaaaGGTAAGAGAAGGCATTAG
- the ATG23 gene encoding Atg23p (similar to Saccharomyces cerevisiae ATG23 (YLR431C); ancestral locus Anc_4.311): protein MRLDEVLEQQQSVEAQFEYLVEVHGKVLLGEENKGVGSWNLDEVRRDLSVCLNDFCILNDLLVAHDGELKGQIGLLEESRVVVAKSLERHSKLVSERQSWSSTLQLDPAGPPIDSTSHNILISTRYRTYLDQYIELVGVTDTSLAPKDSLSADERGSTDDRKIANSLQLLTKSHESIQQEIAQLSSLVNELKKDNSFIEREIASKQHRIQFELQRLDEALLQTEKEIKLILSDAGLKLPRHEDHSITQRLFNFKLDEDADRKVKDDKELDDDIIQHAPAFIDVRLNATKNPLASEKDKSLKVVTDRDIWADCVNAVQNLEADLSRSLAQNREISSNDMIIKIGETTHYLESLLNSVYSSQVSILITQEKETLERACLELDATAPVKSDFTTSKPTNIPNNKSELDKSVSRANPSHFIANKSPPKIGIPDSKPVLSVTHNYDLKKKD from the coding sequence ATGCGTCTTGACGAGGTGctcgagcagcagcagagtGTAGAGGCGCAGTTTGAATACCTGGTGGAGGTTCATGGGAAAGTGCTGCTGGGTGAGGAGAATAAGGGAGTTGGATCATGGAATTTGGATGAGGTCCGCAGGGATCTCTCGGTCTGTTTGAACGATTTTTGTATACTCAATGACCTCTTGGTGGCGCACGATGGTGAGTTGAAGGGTCAGATTGGGTTATTGGAGGAGTCCCGTGTGGTGGTTGCAAAGTCGTTAGAGAGACATTCGAAGTTGGTCTCTGAGAGGCAGAGTTGGAGTTCTACTTTGCAACTGGACCCTGCGGGTCCACCAATTGATTCTACCTCGCATAACATTTTGATAAGTACAAGATACAGGACATATTTGGACCAATACATTGAACTGGTCGGTGTGACTGATACTTCGCTGGCACCAAAAGATTCCCTCTCAGCAGACGAGAGGGGGTCGACTGATGACAGAAAGATTGCCAATTCTTTGCAACTTTTAACCAAATCGCATGAAAGTATTCAACAGGAAATTGCACAGCTGAGTTCGCTCGTGAACGAGCTCAAGAAGGATAATTCCTTTATTGAAAGGGAAATAGCCTCCAAGCAGCACAGAATACAGTTTGAATTGCAAAGGCTTGATGAGGCGTTGTTgcaaacagaaaaagagaTTAAGTTGATTTTATCAGATGCAGGATTAAAACTACCAAGACACGAAGATCACTCAATCACGCAGagactgttcaatttcaaactGGACGAAGACGCCGATAGAAAGGTCAAAGATGATAAAGAGCTGGATGACGACATAATTCAGCATGCACCAGCATTTATCGACGTAAGATTGAACGCTACTAAAAACCCATTGGCCAGCGAGAAAGAtaaatctttgaaagtggtAACTGACAGAGACATATGGGCCGATTGTGTCAACGCTGTACAAAATCTTGAAGCAGATCTCTCGAGGTCACTAGCACAAAACCGAGAAATATCATCAAACGATATGATAATCAAGATAGGGGAAACCACGCATTACCTCGAATCGTTATTGAATTCAGTGTATAGTTCACAGGTCAGCATATTAATCACGCAGGAGAAGGAAACGTTGGAGAGGGCCTGCCTAGAGCTTGACGCTACCGCACCTGTTAAAAGCGATTTCACGACTTCAAAACCGACAAATATTCCAAACAATAAATCAGAGCTTGACAAATCGGTCTCCAGAGCAAATCCATCGCATTTTATCGCAAATAAATCACCACCTAAGATAGGCATCCCTGATAGCAAGCCAGTTCTCTCCGTCACCCATAATTATGATctcaaaaagaaagattga